In Populus nigra chromosome 1, ddPopNigr1.1, whole genome shotgun sequence, one genomic interval encodes:
- the LOC133671550 gene encoding uncharacterized protein LOC133671550 translates to MQLRESIHKTKKFFHNALQNLKSIFFGGYQKLTKPTSFKPFSRGSSNVKNYRIDQYYADFCKEWECDLEKAMKGKSNDFMGSKEPKRDEDVSDESEMKLANSPSRKNEGGKEEKSKKISQVQKAEEKSSKNMNESACVLAQKMKELEIMDVSDVEHVLDVEEALHYYSRLKSPVYLDIVDKFFTNMYTEFSAPKASASTNSS, encoded by the coding sequence ATGCAGCTAAGAGAATCCATTCATAAGACCAAGAAGTTCTTTCACAATGCTCTCCAAAACCTCAAGTCCATCTTCTTTGGTGGCTACCAAAAGCTGACCAAGCCTACTTCTTTCAAGCCCTTCTCACGCGGCAGCAGCAATGTGAAGAATTACCGGATAGATCAGTACTATGCTGATTTTTGCAAGGAATGGGAGTGTGATCTGGAAAAGGCAATGAAAGGAAAGAGCAATGATTTCATGGGGTCAAAAGAGCCAAAGAGAGATGAAGATGTGAGTGATGAAAGTGAGATGAAGCTTGCAAACAGTCCGTCGAGGAAGAATGAAGGAggaaaggaagagaagagtAAGAAGATTTCCCAAGTACAAAAAGCGGAAGAAAAAAGCTCAAAGAACATGAATGAAAGCGCTTGTGTATTAGCACAGAAGATGAAGGAATTGGAAATAATGGACGTGAGTGATGTAGAACATGTTTTGGATGTTGAAGAGGCACTCCACTACTATTCTCGTCTCAAAAGCCCTGTGTACCTTGACATTGTCGACAAGTTTTTCACCAACATGTATACAGAATTTTCTGCTCCAAAGGCCTCTGCCAGCACCAACAGTTCATAG
- the LOC133671558 gene encoding LOW QUALITY PROTEIN: putative Peroxidase 48 (The sequence of the model RefSeq protein was modified relative to this genomic sequence to represent the inferred CDS: inserted 2 bases in 1 codon; substituted 1 base at 1 genomic stop codon), which produces MLTSIIGIGNMRKLSLLVLILCILISVNNQNAEIKKTSSSSKTAVKWPYSSWDSFPSVFLSPLTSMEDDDEEVSWHSNRSLEYDFYRDSCPQAERIIRRVVHELYEVNSSVAPALLRLVFHDCFIEECDASILLDAATGIDSEKDSPPNKNLKGFDIIDKIKSEIEMVCPGVVSCADIVALSARDGVVQAGGPFYPLXIGRRDAIHSFRDVATSELPSPNADLSETLASFASRGFDERETVSLLGGHSIGVIHCKFFQNRLYNFGRTKKPDPSLDTGFLNLLRSRCNDSNSSMAASPSPSFKATPPAPSTSCDGTNSPAPSTSCDGTKSPAPAPSTSFDATKSPAPAPSTSFDATKSPAPAPSTSFDGTMSPSTAPSLSCSGSPSSSSRAAEMRGSPSLLSAPSPSLKGSISSPPSSSTPPSASFEDSLLSSLEEPGMNMAYEGPGVDFGTLYYRSLLQGKGILYSDQQLMAGIDTGIWVRAYASDISLFPRDFALAMMKLSNLRVLTGSKGXRLHCSKVA; this is translated from the exons ATGTTGACATCGATCATTGGAATAGGAAACATGAGGAAACTGAGCCTTCTTGTATtaattctttgcattttgatcTCTGTCAATAACCAAAATGCAGAGATCAAGAAGACCTCGTCATCATCAAAAACTGCAGTGAAATGGCCATATTCATCTTGGGATTCCTTTCCTTCCGTATTCTTGTCTCCTTTGACATCTATGGAAGACGATGATGAAGAAGTATCATGGCATTCAAATCGGTCTCTTGAGTATGATTTCTATCGTGATTCGTGCCCACAGGCAGAAAGAATCATTCGCAGGGTGGTTCATGAGCTATACGAAGTCAACTCCAGTGTAGCTCCTGCTCTTTTAAGGCTCGTGTTTCATGATTGTTTTATTGAG GAGTGTGATGCATCTATTTTGTTGGATGCTGCTACAGGCATTGATTCCGAGAAAGACTCTCCTCCCAATAAAAACTTGAAGGGATTTGATATAATTGACAAAATCAAATCAGAGATTGAAATGGTGTGCCCAGGAGTTGTTTCTTGTGCTGATATCGTTGCTTTATCAGCCAGAGATGGTGTTGTTCAG gCTGGTGGTCCATTCTATCCACTGTAAATTGGCAGGAGGGATGCTATCCATTCTTTCCGAGATGTGGCAACGTCTGAGCTTCCTTCACCCAATGCTGATCTATCTGAAACCCTAGCATCTTTCGCATCTAGGGGTTTTGATGAAAGAGAAACTGTCAGTCTCCTGG GTGGTCACAGCATAGGAGTAATCCACTGCAAATTCTTCCAAAACCGTCTCTACAACTTCGGTAGGACTAAAAAGCCCGATCCTTCTCTGGATACAGGGTTTCTTAACCTACTGAGATCTAGATGCAATGACAGTAACTCATCGATGGCAGCATCGCCTTCGCCTTCCTTTAAAGCCACACCACCAGCACCGTCGACTTCCTGTGATGGCACCAACTCACCAGCACCGTCGACTTCCTGTGATGGCACCAAgtcaccagcaccagcaccgtCGACTTCCTTTGATGCCACCAAgtcaccagcaccagcaccgtCGACTTCCTTTGATGCCACCAAgtcaccagcaccagcaccgtCGACTTCCTTTGATGGCACCATGTCACCATCAACAGCACCTTCGCTTTCTTGTAGTGGATCACCATCTTCATCGTCCAGGGCAGCAGAAATGAGGGGCTCCCCATCATTATTGTCAGCACCATCACCTTCCTTGAAAGGTTCAATTTCTTCCCCACCGTCATCATCAACACCTCCATCAGCTTCCTTCGAAGATTCACTGCTTTCCTCACTGGAGGAGCCAGGAATGAATATGGCCTATGAGGGCCCAGGAGTAGATTTTGGCACGTTGTACTACCGCAGTCTTTTGCAAGGTAAAGGAATCCTTTATTCCGATCAGCAGCTAATGGCTGGGATAGATACCGGTATTTGGGTACGAGCATATGCTTCAGACATCTCCTTGTTCCCACGAGACTTTGCCCTAGCAATGATGAAGCTCTCGAATCTCAGAGTCTTGACAGGATCAAAAGG CCGGCTCCATTGTTCAAAGGTGGCATGA
- the LOC133671539 gene encoding kinesin-like protein KIN-13B isoform X2: MNNGMGRQRSHHQRQYSSSDNNSNGNGMFLENGRWLQSAGLQHLQNNNSSSSSSSSLIPPLQDYNLYGGGGGGQALRMYGNAQSSFSRGNEFYSEPTTPPVSSRASSQRKNGEDSPNEFSPGLLDLHSLDTELLPELQVPGLYDGSSPFHPVRGRSFDDSYPYISNNKQTGRAPGLPDNNLLKSFVADKEKTSSVAKIKVVVRKRPLNKKELAKNEEDIIDTHSNSLTVHETKLKVDLTEYVEKHEFVFDAVLNEEVSNDEVYHETVEPIVPIIFQRTKATCFAYGQTGSGKTYTMKPLPLKASRDILRLMHHTYRNQGFQLFVSFFEIYGGKLYDLLSDRKKLCMREDGKQQVCIVGLQEYKVSDVEIIKDRIEKGSATRSTGTTGANEESSRSHAILQLAIKRSVDGNESKPPRPVGKLSFIDLAGSERGADTTDNDKQTRMEGAEINKSLLALKECIRALDNDKSHIPFRGSKLTEVLRDSFVGNSRTVMISCISPSSGSCEHTLNTLRYADRVKSLSKGNASKKDVLPSTLNLKESTTVPLSSVLPVASTFEDDANDAWPEQDERDDFEASEEDSYEQEKPIWKENGKLEPYNLSISEDKIQKPNGQTKWRDMPKSNVKNSHSDNDLNVLLQEEEDLVNAHRKQVEETMNIVREEMNLLVEADQPGNQLDDYVAKLNAILSQKAAGILQLQNRLAHFQKHLKEHNVLVSSSGN, encoded by the exons ATGAACAACGGAATGGGAAGGCAGAGATCTCATCATCAAAGACAGTACTCATCTTCTGATAACAACAGCAACGGCAACGGAATGTTTCTGGAAAATGGGAGATGGCTTCAATCTGCTGGTCTTCAGCACCTTCAAAATAACaactcttcctcctcctcttcctcttctttaaTTCCTCCTCTTCAG GACTATAATCTCtatggtggtggaggaggagggcAGGCATTGAGAATGTATGGGAATGCGCAAAGCAGTTTTAGTAGGGGAAATGAGTTTTATTCGGAGCCAACAACACCTCCTGTTAGTTCAAGAGCTTCGAGCCAGAGGAAGAACGGGGAGGACTCACCAAATGAGTTCAGTCCTGGGCTCTTAGATCTGCATTCTCTTGACACCGAGTTGCTTCCCGAG TTGCAAGTTCCAGGCTTGTATGATGGTTCTTCTCCTTTTCATCCTGTTCGAGGAAGAAGCTTTGATGATTCTTACCCTTACAtttcaaacaataaacaaaCTGGCAGAGCTCCTGGCTTGCCTGATAACAACCTCCTGAAAAGCTTTGTTGCAGACAAAGAGAAGACAAGTTCTGTTGCAAAGATCAAAGTAGTg GTGCGCAAGAGACCATTGAATAAAAAGGAACTggcaaaaaatgaagaagatatTATAGACACACACTCCAATTCTCTGACAGTTCACGAGACTAAACTTAAG GTTGACCTAACAGAATACGTTGAGAAGCATGAATTTGTCTTTGATGCAGTGCTCAATGAGGAGGTCTCGAATGATGAA GTTTATCATGAGACAGTGGAGCCCATAGTTCCAATAATTTTTCAACGGACCAAAGCAACTTGCTTTGCATATGGGCAAACAG GGAGCGGAAAAACCTATACTATGAAGCCTTTGCCCCTTAAAGCATCTCGAGATATCTTGAGGTTGATGCATCATACTTACAGGAACCAAGGGTTTCAGCTATTTGTGAGCTTCTTTGAAATTTACGGAGGAAAACTATATGATCTTCTAAGTGATCGGAA AAAACTTTGCATGAGAGAGGATGGTAAGCAGCAGGTTTGTATTGTGGGTTTGCAAGAGTACAAAGTATCAGATGTAGAGATCATTAAGGACCGCATTGAGAAGGGAAGTGCCACAAGAAGTACTGGCACAACTGGTGCAAATGAAGAATCCTCCCGTTCACATGCCATACTACAGCTTGCTATCAAGAGATCAGTTGATGGCAATGAGTCAAAGCCTCCACGCCCTGTTGGCAAGCTCTCCTTCATAGATCTTGCAGGAAGTGAGCGTGGTGCAGATACCACAGATAATGATAAACAAACAAG GATGGAAGGTGCAGAGATTAACAAGAGTTTACTTGCATTAAAGGAGTGCATAAGGGCACTTGACAATGACAAGAGTCATATTCCTTTCAGAGGCAGTAAATTAACTGAGGTTCTAAGGGATTCTTTTGTTGGCAATTCACGCACTGTTATGATATCATGCATTTCACCAAGCTCAGGATCATGTGAGCACACTCTTAACACCTTGAGATACGCTGACAG GGTGAAGAGCCTTTCAAAAGGGAACGCTTCTAAGAAGGATGTATTACCCTCAACTTTAAACCTAAAGGAATCAACTACTGTTCCCTTGTCCTCAGTTTTACCTGTTGCATCCACATTTGAGGACGATGCAAATGATGCATGGCCAGAACAAGATGAAAGAGATGATTTTGAAGCATCAGAAGAAGATTCTTATGAACAGGAGAAACCAATATGGAAGGAGAATGGGAAGCTAGAGCCATACAATCTTTCCATTTCAGAGGATAAAATACAGAAACCCAATGGTCAGACAAAATGGAGGGATATGCCAAAATCTAATGTCAAGAACTCCCATTCAGATAATGATTTGAATGTGTTGCTACAG GAAGAGGAGGATCTTGTAAATGCTCATAGAAAACAAGTGGAAGAGACTATGAACATCGTGAGAGAG GAGATGAACCTGTTGGTTGAAGCAGACCAACCAGGAAATCAGCTCGATGACTACGTTGCTAAACTGAATGCCATTCTTTCTCAGAAGGCTGCAGGTATACTGCAGTTACAGAATCGTCTGGCACACTTCCAGAAGCATTTGAAGGAGCATAATGTTTTAGTATCTTCTTCTGGCAACTAG
- the LOC133671539 gene encoding kinesin-like protein KIN-13B isoform X1, translating into MNNGMGRQRSHHQRQYSSSDNNSNGNGMFLENGRWLQSAGLQHLQNNNSSSSSSSSLIPPLQDYNLYGGGGGGQALRMYGNAQSSFSRGNEFYSEPTTPPVSSRASSQRKNGEDSPNEFSPGLLDLHSLDTELLPELQVPGLYDGSSPFHPVRGRSFDDSYPYISNNKQTGRAPGLPDNNLLKSFVADKEKTSSVAKIKVVVRKRPLNKKELAKNEEDIIDTHSNSLTVHETKLKVDLTEYVEKHEFVFDAVLNEEVSNDEVYHETVEPIVPIIFQRTKATCFAYGQTGSGKTYTMKPLPLKASRDILRLMHHTYRNQGFQLFVSFFEIYGGKLYDLLSDRKKLCMREDGKQQVCIVGLQEYKVSDVEIIKDRIEKGSATRSTGTTGANEESSRSHAILQLAIKRSVDGNESKPPRPVGKLSFIDLAGSERGADTTDNDKQTRMEGAEINKSLLALKECIRALDNDKSHIPFRGSKLTEVLRDSFVGNSRTVMISCISPSSGSCEHTLNTLRYADRYMKMISVAKYLWYDLICCESFILNLPSFHSRVKSLSKGNASKKDVLPSTLNLKESTTVPLSSVLPVASTFEDDANDAWPEQDERDDFEASEEDSYEQEKPIWKENGKLEPYNLSISEDKIQKPNGQTKWRDMPKSNVKNSHSDNDLNVLLQEEEDLVNAHRKQVEETMNIVREEMNLLVEADQPGNQLDDYVAKLNAILSQKAAGILQLQNRLAHFQKHLKEHNVLVSSSGN; encoded by the exons ATGAACAACGGAATGGGAAGGCAGAGATCTCATCATCAAAGACAGTACTCATCTTCTGATAACAACAGCAACGGCAACGGAATGTTTCTGGAAAATGGGAGATGGCTTCAATCTGCTGGTCTTCAGCACCTTCAAAATAACaactcttcctcctcctcttcctcttctttaaTTCCTCCTCTTCAG GACTATAATCTCtatggtggtggaggaggagggcAGGCATTGAGAATGTATGGGAATGCGCAAAGCAGTTTTAGTAGGGGAAATGAGTTTTATTCGGAGCCAACAACACCTCCTGTTAGTTCAAGAGCTTCGAGCCAGAGGAAGAACGGGGAGGACTCACCAAATGAGTTCAGTCCTGGGCTCTTAGATCTGCATTCTCTTGACACCGAGTTGCTTCCCGAG TTGCAAGTTCCAGGCTTGTATGATGGTTCTTCTCCTTTTCATCCTGTTCGAGGAAGAAGCTTTGATGATTCTTACCCTTACAtttcaaacaataaacaaaCTGGCAGAGCTCCTGGCTTGCCTGATAACAACCTCCTGAAAAGCTTTGTTGCAGACAAAGAGAAGACAAGTTCTGTTGCAAAGATCAAAGTAGTg GTGCGCAAGAGACCATTGAATAAAAAGGAACTggcaaaaaatgaagaagatatTATAGACACACACTCCAATTCTCTGACAGTTCACGAGACTAAACTTAAG GTTGACCTAACAGAATACGTTGAGAAGCATGAATTTGTCTTTGATGCAGTGCTCAATGAGGAGGTCTCGAATGATGAA GTTTATCATGAGACAGTGGAGCCCATAGTTCCAATAATTTTTCAACGGACCAAAGCAACTTGCTTTGCATATGGGCAAACAG GGAGCGGAAAAACCTATACTATGAAGCCTTTGCCCCTTAAAGCATCTCGAGATATCTTGAGGTTGATGCATCATACTTACAGGAACCAAGGGTTTCAGCTATTTGTGAGCTTCTTTGAAATTTACGGAGGAAAACTATATGATCTTCTAAGTGATCGGAA AAAACTTTGCATGAGAGAGGATGGTAAGCAGCAGGTTTGTATTGTGGGTTTGCAAGAGTACAAAGTATCAGATGTAGAGATCATTAAGGACCGCATTGAGAAGGGAAGTGCCACAAGAAGTACTGGCACAACTGGTGCAAATGAAGAATCCTCCCGTTCACATGCCATACTACAGCTTGCTATCAAGAGATCAGTTGATGGCAATGAGTCAAAGCCTCCACGCCCTGTTGGCAAGCTCTCCTTCATAGATCTTGCAGGAAGTGAGCGTGGTGCAGATACCACAGATAATGATAAACAAACAAG GATGGAAGGTGCAGAGATTAACAAGAGTTTACTTGCATTAAAGGAGTGCATAAGGGCACTTGACAATGACAAGAGTCATATTCCTTTCAGAGGCAGTAAATTAACTGAGGTTCTAAGGGATTCTTTTGTTGGCAATTCACGCACTGTTATGATATCATGCATTTCACCAAGCTCAGGATCATGTGAGCACACTCTTAACACCTTGAGATACGCTGACAGGTACATGAAAATGATTTCAGTTGCAAAATATTTATGGTATGATTTAATCTGTTGCGAATCTTTCATACTGAATTTGCCAAGTTTTCACTCCAGGGTGAAGAGCCTTTCAAAAGGGAACGCTTCTAAGAAGGATGTATTACCCTCAACTTTAAACCTAAAGGAATCAACTACTGTTCCCTTGTCCTCAGTTTTACCTGTTGCATCCACATTTGAGGACGATGCAAATGATGCATGGCCAGAACAAGATGAAAGAGATGATTTTGAAGCATCAGAAGAAGATTCTTATGAACAGGAGAAACCAATATGGAAGGAGAATGGGAAGCTAGAGCCATACAATCTTTCCATTTCAGAGGATAAAATACAGAAACCCAATGGTCAGACAAAATGGAGGGATATGCCAAAATCTAATGTCAAGAACTCCCATTCAGATAATGATTTGAATGTGTTGCTACAG GAAGAGGAGGATCTTGTAAATGCTCATAGAAAACAAGTGGAAGAGACTATGAACATCGTGAGAGAG GAGATGAACCTGTTGGTTGAAGCAGACCAACCAGGAAATCAGCTCGATGACTACGTTGCTAAACTGAATGCCATTCTTTCTCAGAAGGCTGCAGGTATACTGCAGTTACAGAATCGTCTGGCACACTTCCAGAAGCATTTGAAGGAGCATAATGTTTTAGTATCTTCTTCTGGCAACTAG